GCGTGCTCGAGGCCGGCGCACAGTGGGCGGTGGTGGGCACACGCGCGGCGCTGGATCCCGCCTTCCTCGGCCAGGTGTGCGGGGCCTTCGAGGGCCAGATCATCGTGTCGGTGGACGCCTCCGACGGCAAGGTCGCGGTGGACGGCTGGACGCGGGTGCTAGACCTGGACGCCACTGCGCTCGCCCGCGACGCCGCGGCCGCCGGCGCGGCCGCCGTGCTCTACACCGACATCGCCCGCGACGGCACCCAGGGCGGCCCCAACGTGTGGAGCACGGAGGCGGTCGCGCGGGCGGCCGGCATTCCCGTGCTCGCCTCGGGCGGGGTGGGCTCGATGGACGATCTCCGCCAGCTCGCGGGCATTCCCGGCGTCGAGGGCGCCATCGTGGGCCGCGCGCTCTACACGGGAGCGGTGGACCTGCGGCGGGCCCTCGCCGAGGTGGGCTGAGGCCATGCTGAAGAAGCGCGTGATCCCCTGCCTCGACGTGCACGACGGGCGCGTGGTCAAGGGCGTGCGCTTCGTGAACCTCCGCGATGCCGGCGATCCCGTCGAGGCCGCGCAGGCCTACGACGCGCAGGGCGCCGACGAGCTGGTGTTCCTCGACATCTCGGCCAGTCACGAGGGGCGGGCGACGATGCTCGAGGTCGTGCGCCGCACCGCCGAGGGCATCTACATGCCCCTCACCGTGGGCGGCGGCGTCCGGTCGCTCGACGACATCCGGACCCTGCTACGAGCCGGCGCGGAGAAGGTCTCGCTGAACACCGCGGCCCTCGCGCGTCCCGAGCTGGTGACGGAGGCGGCGCGCGCCTTCGGCAGCCAGTGCATCGTGGTGGCGATCGACGCCAAGCGCGAGCTGGGACCGGGTCCCACACGGTGGGGCGTGTACACCCACGGGGGCCGCCGCCCCGCCGGCCGCGACGCGATCGAGTGGGCGCGGGAAGTCGAGCGGCGGGGCGCGGGTGAGATCCTCCTGACCAGCATGGATCGAGACGGGACCGGCGACGGCTACGACCTCGAGCTGACGCGCGCGGTGTCGGAGGCGGTGTCGCTCCCCGTGATCGCGTCGGGCGGGGCGGGCGCGCTCGAGCACCTGCACGCGGCGCTCACCGAAGGCAAGGCGGACGCGGCCCTCGTCGCGACCGTGTTCCACTTCGGCCAGCACAGCGTGGGCGAGGCCAAGGCGTTTCTCCGTGACCGGGGCGTGCCCGTACGGGTGGAAGCATGAGCGTTCGCGACGAGCTCAAGTGGGACGCGGCCGGGCTCATCCCCACCGTGGTGCAGGAGACGGCGACGGGCGAAGTGCTGATGGTCGCCTGGATGGACCGCGCCGCGCTCGAGGCCACGCTTCGCACTGGCGCCGGTCACTACTGGTCGCGCGCGCGCCGGGCGCTCTGGCGCAAGGGCGAGACCTCCGGGCACGTGCAGCACGTGGACGGGCTCTACGCCGATTGCGACCGGGACACGCTCTTGCTCCAGGTGCATCAGGAGGGCGTGGCCTGCCACACCGGCGCGCGCACCTGCTTCTACACGCGGATCAGCGACGCGGGCGCCGAACGGCCGGGCGCCGGCGCGGCCGGCCCCGAATTCCTCGAGGTGCTCGAGCGCACCATCGAGTCGCGCAAGGTCGATCGCCCGGCGGGCTCCTATGTGGCTCGGCTGTTCGAGAAGGGGGATGCGTTCATCTGCCGCAAGATCGGCGAGGAGGCCACGGAGGTCGTGACCGCCGCGCTGGGCGGCGAGGGCAACGACCGGGTGGTCGCGGAGGTCGCCGACCTTTGGTTCCACTCGCTCGTACTCCTCTCGAGTCGCGGCATTCCGCTCCGCCGCCTCCTCGCGGAGCTGGCCGAGCGGCACGCGGCGCCGACCGCGAAGCCTACCCAAGACACGGCGAAGGGCGGCGCCGCGTGAGCCCGGCCGCCCGCGCGGGCGTGTCGCTGCTCGCATTGCTGACCGCCGGCTGCGCGTCGAGCGGCATCGAGGGCGGCGTCTTTCACTCAAGGAAGGGCTATCAGGTGAGCCTGCCCGGCGGGGGCTGGCGGGTGGCGCGTGACTCCCAGGCGGACCTCGAGCTCCGGCGCGAGAAGCCGCCCGGCGGCATGCTTGCCGACGCGACCTGCGGCGCGCGCGTGAGCGAGCGCCCGCCCGAGCACCTGGTGCGCTATCTCACGTTCGGCCTCAAGCACCGTGAAGAGGTGCGCACGGAGCCGGTGACGGTGGGCGGCCGCGCGGGCGCGCGCTCCGTGCTGCGGGGCACGCTCGACGGCGCGGAGGTGGCGGTGGACGCGGTCTCCGTCAAGGCCGAGGGCTGCGTCTACGATTTCCTCTACGTCGCGCCCGTGGATGCCTTCGAGGCGGGTCGCGGGGACTTCCAGGCCTTCGTGGACAGCCTGGCCCTGCCGGCGGGCACAGTGCGATGACGAGCGCCAGCGCCGTCGACGCGGTCGGACGCTACATCCGCGAGTCCATCGCCTGGTACGGGGGCCTCGGCCTGCTCACCATCCAGGCGGCGCGCAACCTCGCGCTCCCGCCGCACTATCTCGCGCTGGTGGCGCGCGAGATCGACACCATCGGGGTGCGCTCGACGGCGGTGGCGCTCACCGCCGCGCTCTTCACCGGCATGGTGCTCGCGCTGCAGACGGCGGTGAACATGGCGCGCTTCGGCGCGGAGGGCTACGTGGGACCGGTGGTGGCCCTGTCCATCCTGCGCGAGCTGGGACCGGTGCTCACCGCGATCCTCGTGGGGGGCAAGGTGGCCTCCGGCATCACCGCGGAGCTCGGCTCGATGAAGGTGACCGAGCAGATTGATGCCCTCCGCGCGCTGGGCGTCAACTACGTGAAGCGGCTAGTGGTGCCGCGCCTCCTCGCCGCCCTCGTGGTGTTCCCTCTCGTCACCGTCCTCGCCGATTTCGTGGGACTGGTCGGCGGCATGATCGTCTCGGTGTTCGACCGGGACGTGGATCCTTACCTCTACTGGAACACCATCGCCTACTGGGTGGTGATCCGCGACTTCCTCACCGGCCTCCTCAAGAGCATCGTGTTCGGCTTCCTCGTCACACTGATCGGCTGCTACAACGGGCTCGCTACCGAGGGCGGGACGGAAGGGCTCGGGCGCGCCACCACCGACACCGTGGTCGAGGTGGCGATGGCGGTGATCATCTCCGATTTCTTCCTCACCAAGCTCCTCATCATTCTGTTCTGGTGACGCGCTGATGGCGACGGCGAGCGCAGGGCAGGCCGTGGTGGATGTGCGGGAGGTCTGGAAGGCGTTCGACG
This region of Candidatus Methylomirabilota bacterium genomic DNA includes:
- the hisA gene encoding 1-(5-phosphoribosyl)-5-[(5-phosphoribosylamino)methylideneamino]imidazole-4-carboxamide isomerase encodes the protein MAFTLIPAIDLKAGRCVRLRQGRAEDETVFSDDPVATARGWQAQGAPRLHVVDLDGAFAGRPAQTQLIRAVIAALTIPVQVGGGLRDLAAVERVLEAGAQWAVVGTRAALDPAFLGQVCGAFEGQIIVSVDASDGKVAVDGWTRVLDLDATALARDAAAAGAAAVLYTDIARDGTQGGPNVWSTEAVARAAGIPVLASGGVGSMDDLRQLAGIPGVEGAIVGRALYTGAVDLRRALAEVG
- a CDS encoding ABC transporter permease encodes the protein MTSASAVDAVGRYIRESIAWYGGLGLLTIQAARNLALPPHYLALVAREIDTIGVRSTAVALTAALFTGMVLALQTAVNMARFGAEGYVGPVVALSILRELGPVLTAILVGGKVASGITAELGSMKVTEQIDALRALGVNYVKRLVVPRLLAALVVFPLVTVLADFVGLVGGMIVSVFDRDVDPYLYWNTIAYWVVIRDFLTGLLKSIVFGFLVTLIGCYNGLATEGGTEGLGRATTDTVVEVAMAVIISDFFLTKLLIILFW
- the hisF gene encoding imidazole glycerol phosphate synthase subunit HisF, which translates into the protein MLKKRVIPCLDVHDGRVVKGVRFVNLRDAGDPVEAAQAYDAQGADELVFLDISASHEGRATMLEVVRRTAEGIYMPLTVGGGVRSLDDIRTLLRAGAEKVSLNTAALARPELVTEAARAFGSQCIVVAIDAKRELGPGPTRWGVYTHGGRRPAGRDAIEWAREVERRGAGEILLTSMDRDGTGDGYDLELTRAVSEAVSLPVIASGGAGALEHLHAALTEGKADAALVATVFHFGQHSVGEAKAFLRDRGVPVRVEA
- the hisIE gene encoding bifunctional phosphoribosyl-AMP cyclohydrolase/phosphoribosyl-ATP diphosphatase HisIE gives rise to the protein MSVRDELKWDAAGLIPTVVQETATGEVLMVAWMDRAALEATLRTGAGHYWSRARRALWRKGETSGHVQHVDGLYADCDRDTLLLQVHQEGVACHTGARTCFYTRISDAGAERPGAGAAGPEFLEVLERTIESRKVDRPAGSYVARLFEKGDAFICRKIGEEATEVVTAALGGEGNDRVVAEVADLWFHSLVLLSSRGIPLRRLLAELAERHAAPTAKPTQDTAKGGAA